In Fibrobacter sp. UWB2, one DNA window encodes the following:
- the xseA gene encoding exodeoxyribonuclease VII large subunit, translating into MDQEVRTYSVTQYMRSLKNTVEATPAVWVHGVISQIAEKPSGVYLSIADFADGDVKPKATLALYCYTAKYDAILAKISSLSQPFTLKHDLKVNFLVRAELYIPYGKLQAQILDIDPVYTIGELALTKSAILKRLAMEGLLEKNKQLELADVPLRVGLITGENTAAYKDFTTRLEASPFAFEVTTVYARMQGNETEGSIIAALEQLQGDSNLDVVCIVRGGGAKTDLNFFDSEALCRAVANYPTPVFTGIGHEIDRCLLDEVAYLSCITPTDCAKRLVERVTDSWNRMTEAMASIADGARDLLTDNNKQLGTMGNQLQQKVFGLIQNEKSKHVLMAASIKKDTAFYIKSEHERLDRNQEGLKQGSRKILDLAKSQFELVNEKVKNADPKTTLAKGYSLTLDENGKFIRKASQLKSGDTIKTRLADGDVLSVVK; encoded by the coding sequence ATGGATCAAGAAGTTCGTACATATTCGGTCACGCAGTACATGCGTTCGCTCAAGAACACCGTAGAAGCTACGCCTGCGGTGTGGGTGCACGGAGTCATTTCGCAAATTGCCGAAAAGCCGTCGGGCGTTTACCTGAGCATTGCGGACTTTGCCGATGGCGACGTGAAGCCCAAGGCGACCCTCGCCCTTTACTGCTACACCGCCAAGTACGATGCGATTCTTGCCAAGATTTCTAGCCTTTCGCAACCGTTTACGCTCAAGCACGACTTGAAAGTCAATTTTCTCGTGCGCGCAGAACTGTACATCCCGTACGGAAAGTTGCAAGCGCAAATCCTAGACATCGACCCGGTTTACACGATTGGCGAACTTGCACTCACCAAAAGCGCCATCTTGAAGCGCCTTGCGATGGAAGGCTTGCTCGAAAAGAACAAGCAGCTCGAACTTGCTGACGTGCCGCTCCGCGTGGGGCTTATCACTGGCGAAAACACTGCCGCCTACAAGGATTTTACCACGCGACTCGAAGCTTCGCCGTTCGCCTTCGAAGTCACAACGGTCTATGCGCGGATGCAGGGGAACGAAACCGAAGGGAGCATCATCGCAGCCCTGGAACAGCTCCAAGGCGACTCCAATTTAGATGTTGTCTGCATCGTGCGCGGTGGCGGCGCCAAGACGGACTTGAACTTTTTCGATAGCGAAGCGCTTTGCCGCGCGGTCGCGAACTACCCCACCCCCGTCTTTACGGGAATCGGTCACGAAATCGACCGCTGCCTTTTGGACGAAGTCGCTTACCTCTCGTGCATCACGCCCACGGACTGCGCAAAGCGTCTCGTGGAACGCGTCACGGACAGTTGGAACCGAATGACTGAAGCGATGGCAAGCATTGCCGATGGCGCCCGCGACCTACTCACCGACAACAACAAGCAACTCGGCACGATGGGAAACCAGCTCCAGCAAAAAGTTTTCGGGCTCATCCAGAACGAGAAATCGAAGCATGTGCTGATGGCGGCCTCTATCAAAAAGGACACTGCATTTTATATAAAGTCTGAGCACGAACGACTTGACCGCAACCAAGAAGGTTTAAAGCAAGGTTCCCGCAAGATTCTTGACCTCGCGAAATCGCAGTTCGAGCTCGTCAACGAAAAAGTCAAAAACGCAGACCCCAAGACGACACTTGCCAAGGGCTACTCGCTCACGCTCGATGAAAACGGGAAATTTATCCGCAAGGCAAGCCAGCTCAAGAGCGGCGACACCATCAAGACTCGCCTCGCCGACGGGGATGTTTTGTCAGTGGTAAAGTAA
- a CDS encoding type II toxin-antitoxin system Phd/YefM family antitoxin, which produces MSKVVSAMDMRQNFGTLLNQVAIKDEEIVIERAGKPLARLVSMNSATSGKLDFRDIGKLPNDIWNE; this is translated from the coding sequence GTGTCGAAAGTTGTTTCTGCAATGGATATGCGTCAGAATTTTGGGACGCTCTTGAACCAGGTCGCTATCAAGGACGAAGAAATCGTCATTGAACGTGCTGGCAAGCCTTTGGCACGCCTCGTGAGCATGAATTCCGCAACAAGCGGCAAGCTCGACTTCCGCGATATCGGCAAACTCCCGAACGACATCTGGAACGAATAG